The Dermacentor albipictus isolate Rhodes 1998 colony chromosome 2, USDA_Dalb.pri_finalv2, whole genome shotgun sequence genome has a segment encoding these proteins:
- the LOC135915910 gene encoding endothelin-converting enzyme 1-like, with amino-acid sequence MNYAGVGSHFAYTLSQWFLAPYLTSLDSPLYRFYNCTGLSLQVISSTPAKLLGAFSTAATQPLFEAFGNASATAGTSDSLPGLPSLTGSRLFFVSLCYSKCHGSWTEGLSHPECGVFLPHVKAFSEAFACPVGSPMNPAEKCEFF; translated from the coding sequence ATGAACTACGCGGGTGTGGGCTCGCACTTCGCCTACACATTGAGCCAGTGGTTCCTGGCACCGTACCTAACCTCCTTAGACAGCCCGCTCTACAGATTCTACAATTGCACTGGCCTCTCGCTGCAAGTAATCTCGAGCACACCGGCGAAGTTACTTGGCGCGTTCTCCACTGCCGCCACGCAGCCACTGTTCGAGGCTTTCGGCAACGCATCTGCCACCGCGGGGACAAGTGACAGTCTGCCAGGATTGCCTTCTCTGACCGGATCCCGGCTTTTCTTCGTGTCGCTCTGTTACTCAAAGTGCCATGGTAGCTGGACCGAAGGGCTCTCACATCCTGAATGCGGGGTCTTCCTGCCGCATGTGAAGGCCTTCTCGGAAGCCTTTGCCTGCCCAGTCGGCTCACCCATGAATCCAGCCGAAAAGTGCGAGTTCTTTTGA
- the LOC135915911 gene encoding uncharacterized protein, producing MRATPTRILLSASSSARVSKWSKLSWPAKVVVAVVPLLVLASLAIVLFIGLSEKHAVTHGGCKSEECHHYARRLRESINESVDPCVDFSSYVCDGWRRNHEFSVAEEAFTSTFDSMSSFVRALAVPPHGQSTIERSAAFYRSCITVLRGERDEMPRVRSALAAAGITWPVVYEAAKNLLHTFLYVHVQLRWNVLFTVDVITNGNEDSITLDMRPTTETVPIKKRLQLLQKPQMAREYFDTLVLAFAKDGKKDGRRVSFAETPNTESLAFYVLYASLLNGTLKSQPIDTVMYTTVPNLTKARWNPTLHYLGITKKVSFQTTNPTYVVSFLALWDHLGELKLHLFLSWYTIQTAALYTNQRMIANYYGSVKTALLWHSAFCFSKAYLLSGTAAFNTSINHMLDGATRAETTNVLWGFRSSFLSHFQQWPYSDNDTVAKMLTVSERDFAVSAFAVFDENNSEDAGS from the coding sequence GTCTCTAAATGGAGCAAGCTATCGTGGCCAGCCAAAGTCGTCGTTGCCGTGGTGCCACTCTTGGTCCTCGCAAGCTTGGCGATTGTATTGTTCATCGGTCTCAGCGAAAAGCATGCAGTCACACATGGCGGCTGCAAGAGCGAGGAGTGCCACCACTACGCCCGGCGGCTCCGAGAGTCGATCAACGAGTCTGTGGATCCGTGCGTGGACTTCTCGAGCTACGTGTGTGACGGTTGGCGCCGGAATCACGAGTTCTCGGTGGCAGAGGAAGCCTTCACGTCGACGTTCGATAGTATGTCCAGCTTCGTGCGCGCCCTGGCTGTTCCCCCGCACGGCCAGTCTACCATCGAACGTTCGGCGGCCTTCTACCGCAGCTGCATCACCGTGCTTCGAGGGGAACGCGACGAGATGCCACGAGTGAGGAGCGCCCTCGCCGCGGCAGGCATAACGTGGCCCGTCGTTTACGAGGCGGCCAAGAACCTGCTGCACACGTTCCTCTACGTCCATGTACAGCTCCGTTGGAATGTCCTGTTCACTGTCGACGTCATTACCAACGGGAACGAAGACTCCATCACGCTGGACATGCGACCCACTACAGAAACGGTTCCTATCAAGAAACGCTTGCAGCTGTTGCAGAAACCGCAGATGGCCAGAGAATACTTCGACACCTTAGTCTTGGCATTCGCAAAGGACGGCAAAAAGGATGGTCGTCGTGTTAGTTTCGCAGAAACCCCCAACACCGAATCGCTCGCTTTCTATGTTCTCTACGCCAGTCTCTTAAACGGCACTTTAAAATCGCAGCCGATAGACACGGTCATGTATACAACAGTGCCGAATCTCACGAAGGCTCGCTGGAATCCCACGCTCCATTATCTCGGCATCACTAAAAAGGTTTCATTTCAAACCACCAACCCGACCTACGTGGTCAGCTTCCTTGCCTTATGGGACCACCTTGGGGAGTTAAAGCTCCATCTGTTTCTCTCCTGGTACACCATCCAGACGGCGGCCCTGTACACCAACCAGCGAATGATCGCAAACTATTACGGAAGCGTGAAAACGGCTCTCCTTTGGCATAGCGCCTTTTGCTTCAGCAAGGCCTACCTGCTCTCGGGAACGGCTGCATTCAACACATCGATAAACCACATGTTGGATGGTGCCACTAGAGCCGAGACTACAAATGTGCTCTGGGGCTTTCGCAGTTCTTTCTTAAGTCATTTTCAACAGTGGCCTTACAGTGACAACGACACTGTCGCCAAGATGCTGACCGTTAGTGAGCGCGACTTCGCTGTCAGCGCATTCGCCGTCTTCGACGAAAATAACAGTGAGGATGCCGGTTCGTAA